Proteins from one Streptomyces sp. NBC_00289 genomic window:
- a CDS encoding CYTH domain-containing protein, with product MGIEIEQKFEVPVDSISSISESLRLDPSLGDFTVTYARKVTNFDTYFDVNGQIASRDWSLRVREKSAGLFSVALKRPRPGVGGGSAVHREELENPTDGSLVEVLTAVAAALRGENIISAPPAPVETLIHRGGVVAALRQLGLVSDYPVKTTRDIWMVGDASGDVAELVVDETEYLDSTEGSVREGRIEIEISDSANAAKLDEMARCIDRRFNTRQVYTSKFQQALIHYASRHLRDKLEAKVTLGDISSYEALVAQINASGEFVRGYQFHRSADRRIFDTYFDTKKHELFKLGWYLRMRREGETRQLTFRRLKERGEQRYGLVMQQEIIVRPSSDIDEAWAAIQNWLSAVRGASRAAPPADFSELPTALAASSLRNSLEVEVTRTSWIVDRADVRSSDLRNRIAKVKYDRVAFRRPGQTAPLSHFEFEVTGVEDEAAAPNTLRRDSYQAFLGDFLEVCADRTNGGRVDKRTSAKYFHGLTELGIVSRKPEWLTDGRLEVQILARESAPQAVQSRNWGLMRFWCALATLTAGLFALSVGQGEGLLSDSSPDIVSAAMQTLGFLALVLGSFFLFKDPPGPVSRARRLVIVVCTVMAAVAISIPSMGRGNAADATAFLGLLPLIVSLSRTGMRG from the coding sequence GTGGGGATCGAAATCGAACAGAAGTTTGAAGTTCCCGTCGACTCCATTTCGAGTATTAGTGAGAGCCTGCGGCTCGATCCCTCCCTGGGTGACTTCACCGTCACGTATGCGCGAAAAGTGACCAACTTCGACACGTACTTCGACGTCAATGGACAGATAGCTTCACGTGACTGGTCCCTACGTGTGAGGGAGAAATCCGCCGGGCTGTTTTCTGTGGCGCTGAAACGGCCGCGCCCGGGGGTGGGCGGGGGCTCCGCTGTCCATCGCGAGGAACTGGAAAACCCGACGGACGGCTCGCTGGTCGAGGTCTTGACGGCTGTTGCGGCTGCTCTGCGAGGGGAGAACATCATTTCCGCCCCTCCCGCTCCGGTCGAGACTCTCATTCACCGGGGCGGTGTCGTCGCTGCATTACGTCAACTTGGTCTGGTCAGCGACTATCCGGTGAAAACCACGCGGGACATCTGGATGGTGGGCGACGCGAGTGGCGATGTGGCGGAACTCGTTGTTGATGAAACGGAGTACTTGGACAGCACGGAGGGGAGTGTACGCGAGGGGCGTATCGAGATTGAGATCTCTGATTCGGCGAACGCGGCCAAGCTCGACGAGATGGCCCGTTGCATCGATCGTAGGTTCAATACCCGTCAGGTGTACACCTCGAAATTCCAGCAGGCCTTGATTCACTATGCCTCGCGGCATCTTCGGGACAAGCTGGAAGCGAAGGTGACTCTGGGAGATATTTCGAGTTACGAGGCGCTGGTCGCTCAGATCAATGCGTCCGGAGAGTTCGTCCGGGGGTATCAGTTTCATCGATCTGCGGACCGCAGAATCTTTGACACGTATTTCGACACGAAGAAGCATGAGCTCTTCAAGCTGGGCTGGTATCTGCGGATGCGTCGGGAAGGGGAAACCCGGCAACTGACCTTCCGTCGGCTCAAGGAACGTGGCGAGCAGCGATACGGGCTGGTGATGCAGCAAGAGATCATAGTCCGGCCGTCCAGTGACATCGACGAGGCGTGGGCTGCGATCCAAAACTGGCTCTCTGCGGTCCGGGGCGCCTCGCGTGCGGCACCTCCGGCTGATTTTTCCGAGCTCCCGACCGCGCTCGCCGCGTCGAGCCTACGTAATAGTCTCGAAGTGGAAGTGACGAGGACATCGTGGATTGTCGACCGGGCCGACGTCCGCTCGTCCGATCTCCGAAATCGTATTGCGAAGGTGAAGTACGACAGGGTCGCCTTCCGGCGTCCTGGGCAAACGGCGCCTCTGTCTCATTTCGAGTTCGAAGTGACCGGTGTCGAAGACGAGGCCGCCGCTCCAAATACTTTGCGGCGTGACTCGTATCAAGCCTTCCTGGGTGACTTCCTGGAAGTCTGTGCGGACAGGACGAACGGCGGTCGGGTCGACAAGCGCACGAGTGCCAAGTATTTTCACGGCCTGACGGAGCTGGGCATTGTCAGCAGAAAGCCCGAGTGGCTGACGGACGGCAGACTGGAGGTGCAGATACTGGCCAGGGAGAGTGCGCCGCAAGCAGTACAGTCCCGCAACTGGGGGCTGATGCGTTTCTGGTGCGCTCTCGCGACGCTGACCGCAGGACTGTTCGCACTCAGCGTCGGACAAGGTGAAGGCCTGTTGTCGGACAGCTCACCGGACATCGTTTCGGCGGCGATGCAGACTCTTGGTTTCCTGGCCCTGGTTCTCGGTTCTTTCTTCCTGTTCAAAGACCCGCCGGGCCCCGTCTCGCGTGCTCGTCGACTGGTGATCGTCGTGTGCACGGTGATGGCGGCGGTGGCGATCAGCATCCCGTCCATGGGGCGAGGCAACGCCGCGGACGCGACCGCGTTTCTGGGCCTCCTGCCACTCATTGTCTCGCTGTCTCGGACTGGAATGAGAGGCTGA
- a CDS encoding thiamine ABC transporter substrate binding subunit, whose amino-acid sequence MSTTRKFTAVALGLGLVTLPALTACGSSSGSGNGGSGSRTVTLVSHDSWAVSKSVLADFEKQSGYKVRVLKDGDAGQAVNKAILTKDNPQGDVFFGVDNTLLSRALDNGLFQSYEAKDSDLVKAEYRVDGDKHRVTPIDTGDICVNYDKAWFGAHKLTPPSSFADLVKPAYKNLLVTENASTSSPGLGFLLGSAAAYGDDGWQGYWKKLKANGVKVVDGWEQAYNEEFSGSAGGRKAKADRPLVVSYASSPPAEVIYADPRPTTAPTGVATGTCFRQTEYAGLLSNAGNTKGGKALLDFLLTKRFQEDMPLNMFVYPVREGARVPAEFTQYGPQAKDPETMDPAKIAGSRDQWVKSWTSLVLK is encoded by the coding sequence GTGAGCACCACCAGGAAGTTCACGGCCGTGGCCCTCGGCCTGGGCCTCGTCACGCTGCCCGCACTCACCGCGTGCGGGTCCTCGTCCGGCTCGGGCAACGGCGGCTCCGGTTCCCGGACCGTGACCCTCGTCAGCCACGACTCGTGGGCCGTCTCGAAGAGCGTGCTCGCGGACTTCGAGAAGCAGTCCGGCTACAAGGTGCGGGTCCTCAAGGACGGCGACGCCGGGCAGGCCGTCAACAAGGCCATCCTCACCAAGGACAACCCGCAGGGCGACGTCTTCTTCGGGGTCGACAACACCCTGCTGTCGCGGGCCCTCGACAACGGGCTGTTCCAGTCGTACGAGGCGAAGGATTCCGACCTGGTCAAGGCGGAGTACCGCGTCGACGGGGACAAGCACCGGGTCACCCCGATCGACACCGGCGACATCTGCGTCAACTACGACAAGGCATGGTTCGGCGCGCACAAGCTGACCCCGCCCAGTTCGTTCGCCGACCTGGTCAAGCCGGCGTACAAGAACCTGCTCGTCACCGAGAACGCCTCCACCTCCTCGCCCGGCCTCGGCTTCCTGCTCGGGTCCGCCGCCGCATACGGCGACGACGGCTGGCAGGGCTACTGGAAGAAGCTGAAGGCCAACGGCGTGAAGGTCGTCGACGGCTGGGAGCAGGCCTACAACGAGGAGTTCTCCGGCTCCGCCGGCGGCAGGAAGGCGAAGGCCGACCGGCCGCTTGTGGTCTCCTACGCCTCCTCGCCGCCCGCCGAGGTCATCTACGCCGACCCCAGGCCCACCACCGCGCCGACCGGCGTCGCGACCGGCACCTGCTTCCGCCAGACCGAGTACGCGGGTCTGCTGAGCAACGCCGGGAACACGAAGGGCGGCAAGGCGCTGCTCGACTTCCTGCTCACCAAGAGGTTCCAGGAGGACATGCCGCTCAACATGTTCGTCTACCCGGTACGGGAGGGCGCCCGCGTGCCCGCGGAGTTCACCCAGTACGGGCCGCAGGCCAAGGATCCGGAGACCATGGACCCGGCGAAGATCGCCGGCAGTCGCGACCAGTGGGTCAAGTCGTGGACCTCACTCGTACTGAAGTAG
- a CDS encoding maleylpyruvate isomerase family mycothiol-dependent enzyme, protein MTLLAHDRYCDEIAHQVGLLRDLVTSGADLSATVPSCPDWSLEELVRHVGGALRWVELLVRTRAAEDIPEERVPLSGGPAERGDAVALDAWLAETGEMLVGTLREAGPDTRVWAWAGIPDSGFWARRMTHELVIHRADAALAAGLPFDVAPEVAADAIDEWLQLVEFAQRTEPDDPANELRGLGRSIHLHATDTGPSLNAEWLVELTEDVLVWRRGHARATVVLRGPLTAVLLAFYRRLPLDGPEVEVLGERELLEFWLERASFG, encoded by the coding sequence ATGACGCTGCTCGCGCACGACCGGTACTGCGACGAGATCGCCCACCAGGTCGGCCTGTTGAGGGACCTGGTGACCTCCGGGGCCGACCTGTCCGCCACCGTGCCGAGCTGCCCGGACTGGTCGCTCGAAGAACTCGTACGGCATGTGGGCGGTGCCCTGCGCTGGGTGGAGCTGCTGGTGCGCACCCGGGCCGCGGAGGACATCCCCGAGGAGCGGGTGCCCCTGTCCGGCGGGCCCGCGGAACGGGGCGACGCGGTCGCGCTGGACGCCTGGCTCGCCGAGACGGGGGAGATGCTCGTCGGCACGCTGCGGGAGGCCGGGCCGGACACCCGGGTCTGGGCCTGGGCGGGGATCCCCGACTCCGGCTTCTGGGCCCGCCGGATGACGCACGAGCTCGTCATCCACCGTGCGGACGCCGCCCTCGCCGCCGGGCTGCCCTTCGACGTCGCCCCGGAGGTGGCCGCCGACGCGATCGACGAGTGGCTGCAACTCGTGGAGTTCGCGCAGCGGACGGAGCCCGACGACCCGGCGAACGAGCTGCGCGGCTTGGGCCGCAGCATCCATCTGCACGCCACCGACACCGGTCCGTCGTTGAATGCCGAGTGGCTTGTCGAACTCACCGAGGACGTCCTGGTGTGGCGGCGCGGCCACGCGAGGGCGACGGTCGTGCTGCGCGGGCCGCTCACCGCCGTGCTGCTCGCCTTCTACCGCAGGCTGCCGCTGGACGGCCCGGAGGTGGAGGTGCTCGGCGAGCGGGAGTTGCTGGAGTTCTGGCTGGAGCGGGCCTCGTTCGGCTGA
- a CDS encoding ABC transporter permease, which translates to MDLTRTEVAPRKGRARAARGSAARLGLMVVPVAFFAVFFAYPVAAIVARGLDVDGVWRLGRIVDVLTQPDIRHVLWFTTWQALASTALTLLIALPGAYVFARLDFPGKQVLRAVVTVPFVLPTVVVGTAFLALVGRGGLLDELWGVRLDTTVWAILLAHVFFNYAVVVRTVGGLWAQLDPRQEEAARMLGASRPAAWRRVTLPALAPAVAAAALMVFLFTFTSFGVVQILGGPTFSTLEVEIYRQTSEIFDLSTAAVLTLIQFGAVGAVLALHAWTVRRRETALRLVDASLTARRPRGAGQWALLAGVLASVALLLVLPLAVLVQRSLDAPDFGYYRALTSDDGGIFLVAPIEAIGNSLEYAVVATAIAVLVGALAAVALTRRDAGRLVRGFDALLMLPLGVSAVTVGFGFLIALDEPPLNLRSSWILVPLAQALVGIPFVVRTMLPVLRAVDGRLREAAAVLGASPWRVWREVDLPMVRRALLIAAGFAFAVSLGEFGATVFIARPDNPTLPVAVARLLGRAGELNYGQAMALSTILMVVCAVALLVLERLRTDRTGEF; encoded by the coding sequence GTGGACCTCACTCGTACTGAAGTAGCCCCCCGGAAGGGCCGTGCGAGGGCCGCCAGGGGGAGCGCGGCGCGGCTCGGCCTCATGGTCGTGCCGGTCGCGTTCTTCGCGGTCTTCTTCGCCTACCCCGTCGCCGCGATCGTCGCGCGAGGCCTCGACGTCGACGGTGTGTGGCGGCTGGGCCGGATCGTGGACGTCCTGACCCAGCCCGACATCCGGCACGTCCTGTGGTTCACCACCTGGCAGGCGCTCGCCTCCACCGCGCTCACCCTGCTGATCGCGCTGCCCGGCGCGTACGTCTTCGCCCGCCTCGACTTTCCCGGCAAGCAGGTCCTGCGGGCCGTGGTGACCGTCCCGTTCGTGCTGCCGACGGTCGTCGTCGGTACGGCGTTCCTGGCCCTGGTCGGCCGGGGCGGGCTGCTCGACGAGCTGTGGGGCGTCCGGCTGGACACCACCGTGTGGGCGATCCTGCTCGCGCACGTCTTCTTCAACTACGCGGTCGTCGTACGGACGGTGGGCGGGCTGTGGGCGCAGCTCGACCCGCGTCAGGAGGAGGCCGCGCGGATGCTCGGCGCCTCGCGGCCGGCGGCCTGGCGGAGGGTCACGCTGCCCGCGCTCGCGCCCGCCGTGGCCGCCGCCGCGCTGATGGTCTTCCTGTTCACCTTCACCTCCTTCGGCGTGGTGCAGATCCTCGGCGGTCCGACCTTCTCGACGCTCGAGGTCGAGATCTACCGGCAGACGTCGGAGATCTTCGACCTCTCCACGGCCGCCGTGCTGACGCTGATCCAGTTCGGGGCGGTGGGCGCCGTCCTCGCCCTGCACGCCTGGACCGTACGGCGGCGGGAGACGGCCCTGCGGCTGGTGGACGCCTCCCTGACCGCGCGGCGGCCGCGCGGGGCCGGGCAGTGGGCGCTGCTCGCCGGCGTCCTGGCGTCGGTCGCCCTCCTGCTCGTGCTGCCGCTGGCCGTGCTGGTGCAGCGGTCGCTCGACGCGCCGGACTTCGGCTACTACCGCGCCCTGACCAGCGACGACGGCGGGATCTTCCTGGTCGCGCCGATCGAGGCGATCGGGAACTCGCTGGAGTACGCCGTCGTCGCCACCGCGATCGCCGTGCTGGTCGGCGCTCTCGCCGCCGTCGCCCTGACCCGGCGGGACGCGGGCCGGCTCGTCCGCGGTTTCGACGCGCTGCTGATGCTGCCGCTCGGGGTGTCCGCGGTGACCGTCGGCTTCGGTTTCCTGATCGCGCTCGACGAGCCGCCGCTGAACCTGCGGTCCTCCTGGATCCTGGTGCCGCTCGCGCAGGCGCTGGTCGGGATCCCCTTCGTCGTACGGACCATGTTGCCCGTGCTGCGGGCCGTGGACGGACGGCTGCGGGAGGCGGCGGCGGTGCTCGGGGCGTCGCCGTGGCGGGTGTGGCGGGAGGTCGACCTGCCGATGGTGCGGCGGGCGCTGCTGATCGCGGCCGGGTTCGCCTTCGCCGTGTCCCTCGGCGAGTTCGGGGCCACCGTGTTCATCGCGCGGCCCGACAACCCGACCCTGCCGGTCGCCGTGGCCCGGCTGCTGGGGCGGGCCGGTGAGCTCAACTACGGGCAGGCGATGGCCCTCTCGACGATTCTGATGGTGGTGTGCGCGGTGGCGCTGCTGGTACTCGAGCGGCTGCGGACCGACCGGACGGGGGAGTTCTGA
- a CDS encoding LAETG motif-containing sortase-dependent surface protein, producing MSITRRTARRSVRILGVASASAALALGVAGQALACDISEFSAEAVCDGAKGVITVTDKDPSGVPAIITVFLENNGADVKQVGKQNVKGSGDGVTITFAEDWKPNAVYRVHVKAGNQVDKDIKPNLTTPSTACKAEDTGTPTPTAKPSPSDSASTPTEESESPTPSASESGSTAPADTSSNAPSPAVGDSNLAETGANSNTGLIAGIAIALVALGGGAVFFGLRRRGASR from the coding sequence GTGTCCATAACTCGTCGCACCGCACGTCGTTCCGTGCGCATCCTCGGTGTCGCCTCCGCCTCGGCCGCGCTCGCGCTCGGTGTCGCCGGACAGGCGCTCGCCTGCGATATCAGTGAGTTCTCCGCCGAAGCCGTCTGCGACGGCGCCAAGGGCGTCATCACCGTCACCGACAAGGACCCCTCCGGCGTTCCCGCCATCATCACCGTGTTCCTCGAGAACAACGGCGCCGACGTGAAGCAGGTCGGCAAGCAGAACGTCAAGGGCTCGGGTGACGGTGTCACCATCACCTTCGCCGAGGACTGGAAGCCGAACGCCGTCTACCGCGTCCACGTCAAGGCGGGCAACCAGGTCGACAAGGACATCAAGCCGAACCTGACCACCCCGTCCACCGCCTGCAAGGCGGAGGACACCGGGACCCCGACTCCGACGGCCAAGCCGTCGCCTTCGGACTCCGCCTCGACCCCGACCGAGGAGTCCGAGTCGCCGACCCCGTCGGCCTCGGAGAGCGGCAGCACCGCCCCCGCGGACACCTCGAGCAACGCGCCGTCCCCCGCGGTCGGTGACTCGAACCTCGCCGAGACCGGTGCGAACTCCAACACCGGCCTGATCGCCGGCATCGCGATCGCCCTCGTCGCCCTCGGCGGCGGCGCCGTCTTCTTCGGCCTGCGCCGTCGTGGTGCCTCGCGCTGA
- a CDS encoding VOC family protein, producing the protein MYQQMIFVNLAVNDVDASKKFFTELGYTINAQFSDENCASVVISDTIVAMLLNKQRYADFTKKEIADSTRTSEVLLCLSAESREKVDELCDRAIAAGGSASGETQDHGFMYGRAFDDPDGHTWEIMWMDPAAVQS; encoded by the coding sequence ATGTACCAGCAGATGATCTTCGTGAACCTGGCCGTGAACGACGTCGACGCCTCGAAGAAGTTCTTCACGGAACTCGGCTACACGATCAACGCGCAGTTCAGCGACGAGAACTGTGCCAGCGTGGTGATCAGCGACACCATCGTCGCGATGCTGCTGAACAAGCAGCGCTACGCGGACTTCACCAAGAAGGAGATCGCGGACTCGACGAGGACCAGCGAGGTCCTGCTGTGTCTGAGCGCCGAGAGCCGCGAGAAGGTCGACGAGCTGTGCGACAGGGCGATCGCGGCGGGCGGTTCGGCCTCCGGTGAGACCCAGGACCACGGCTTCATGTACGGGCGCGCCTTCGACGACCCGGACGGCCACACCTGGGAGATCATGTGGATGGACCCGGCTGCGGTTCAGAGTTGA
- a CDS encoding ABC transporter ATP-binding protein: protein MLLSLEGATVRFGARAVLDAVDLGVDEHEVVCVLGPSGSGKSTLLRAVAGLQPLDSGRVVLDGRDQAGVPAHRRGVGLMFQDHQLFPQRDVAGNVAFGLRMRGGSRSQLRARVGELLDLVGLPGAGPRAVAALSGGEQQRVALARALAPRPRLLMLDEPLGQLDRSLRERLVVELRELFGGLGTTVLAVTHDQGEAFALADRVVVMRDGRIAQSGTPLEVWQRPADEFVARFLGFDNVVEATVTGEAAGTPWGKVPVPAGAPQGTRMLLVRPAGVRLVAPGEGLRCTVAARTFKGTHVAVQLRPEDAPRLEAACALRAAPEVGDTVGVEFDAAEIVVLG from the coding sequence ATGCTGCTGAGCCTGGAGGGCGCGACCGTGCGGTTCGGCGCGCGGGCCGTGCTCGACGCAGTCGACCTGGGCGTCGACGAGCACGAGGTCGTGTGTGTGCTCGGGCCCAGCGGCAGCGGCAAGTCGACGCTGCTGCGGGCGGTGGCGGGGCTGCAACCGCTGGACTCCGGACGGGTGGTGCTCGACGGGCGCGACCAGGCGGGAGTGCCGGCGCACCGGCGCGGGGTCGGGCTCATGTTCCAGGACCATCAGCTGTTCCCGCAGCGGGACGTGGCCGGGAACGTCGCGTTCGGGCTGCGGATGCGTGGCGGGTCCAGGAGCCAACTGCGCGCGCGAGTCGGGGAGTTGCTGGACCTCGTGGGGCTTCCGGGCGCCGGCCCCCGGGCCGTCGCCGCGCTCTCCGGTGGGGAGCAGCAGCGCGTGGCGCTGGCCCGCGCACTCGCGCCCCGCCCGCGGCTGCTGATGCTCGACGAACCGCTCGGGCAGCTCGACCGCTCGCTGCGGGAGCGGCTGGTGGTCGAACTGCGCGAGCTGTTCGGCGGGTTGGGGACGACCGTGCTGGCGGTGACGCACGACCAGGGGGAGGCGTTCGCGCTCGCCGACCGGGTCGTGGTGATGCGGGACGGGCGGATCGCCCAGTCGGGGACGCCTCTGGAGGTGTGGCAGCGGCCGGCGGACGAGTTCGTGGCCCGCTTCCTCGGCTTCGACAACGTGGTCGAGGCGACGGTGACCGGGGAGGCGGCCGGCACACCCTGGGGGAAGGTGCCGGTCCCGGCGGGCGCTCCGCAGGGCACCCGCATGTTGCTCGTGCGGCCCGCCGGGGTACGGCTGGTGGCACCTGGCGAGGGCCTGCGCTGCACGGTGGCCGCGCGCACGTTCAAGGGCACGCACGTCGCCGTACAGCTGCGGCCCGAGGACGCGCCGCGGCTCGAGGCGGCGTGCGCGCTGCGGGCGGCGCCGGAAGTCGGGGACACGGTCGGGGTGGAGTTCGACGCGGCGGAAATCGTGGTGCTCGGATGA
- a CDS encoding LOG family protein, with product MHPTPAQPAQPFQLAQPHDGSRDREIESLAEFDEVVSAHGSLTHHRVQAVDLTDRTDVLRTVDVKGAVFLGCPMDPEAAARIRAAGALVFPPVPGLPFDPYRGFVYSPDELFASLDQGYEATPDALAYAWFQRTKADGDVFSSMLRAIHDDAVSDALDELLVGARVVGVMGGHAMERGTPEYAGAARLGRELARSGFTVATGGGPGAMEAANLGAYAAPFEEGMLGESLRLLAKAPSFRPSVSDWARAAFEVRAAWPGGGSSVGIPTWFYGHEPPNAFASDTAKYFANATREDGLLARSNAGVVFLPGAAGTVQEIFDNATPNYYESRGEPTPMVLVDRAHWTERLPAWPLLRALARERAMESRIALVDRIEEAPEALKRLGG from the coding sequence GTGCACCCGACACCCGCCCAGCCGGCCCAGCCCTTCCAGCTCGCGCAGCCGCACGACGGCTCCCGCGACCGCGAGATCGAGTCCCTCGCCGAGTTCGACGAGGTCGTCTCCGCGCACGGCTCGCTCACCCACCACCGCGTGCAGGCCGTCGACCTGACGGACCGTACGGACGTCCTGCGCACCGTGGACGTCAAGGGCGCCGTCTTCCTCGGCTGCCCGATGGACCCCGAGGCGGCGGCCCGGATCCGGGCCGCCGGGGCGCTGGTGTTCCCGCCCGTCCCGGGGCTGCCCTTCGACCCGTACCGCGGTTTCGTCTACTCCCCCGACGAGTTGTTCGCCTCCCTCGACCAGGGGTACGAGGCGACCCCGGACGCGCTGGCGTACGCCTGGTTCCAGCGGACCAAGGCGGACGGCGACGTCTTCTCGTCCATGCTGCGCGCGATCCACGACGACGCCGTCTCCGACGCGCTCGACGAACTCCTCGTCGGCGCGCGGGTGGTGGGCGTCATGGGCGGCCACGCGATGGAGCGCGGCACGCCGGAGTACGCGGGCGCCGCGCGCCTGGGCCGTGAACTGGCCCGGTCCGGCTTCACGGTGGCCACCGGCGGTGGCCCGGGCGCGATGGAGGCGGCCAACCTCGGCGCGTACGCGGCCCCGTTCGAGGAGGGCATGCTGGGCGAGTCCCTGCGGCTCCTGGCGAAGGCGCCGTCGTTCAGGCCGTCGGTGTCCGACTGGGCGCGGGCCGCCTTCGAGGTACGCGCCGCCTGGCCCGGCGGCGGCTCCTCGGTCGGCATCCCGACCTGGTTCTACGGTCACGAGCCGCCGAACGCCTTCGCCTCGGACACGGCCAAGTACTTCGCCAACGCCACACGGGAGGACGGCCTGCTGGCCCGCTCCAACGCGGGCGTGGTCTTCCTGCCGGGCGCCGCCGGCACCGTACAGGAGATCTTCGACAACGCGACGCCGAACTACTACGAGTCACGCGGCGAACCGACGCCGATGGTGCTCGTCGACCGTGCGCACTGGACGGAACGGCTGCCCGCGTGGCCGCTGCTGCGGGCACTGGCCCGGGAGCGGGCGATGGAGTCCCGAATCGCCCTGGTTGACCGGATCGAGGAGGCTCCGGAGGCCTTGAAACGTCTCGGTGGTTAA
- the rlmN gene encoding 23S rRNA (adenine(2503)-C(2))-methyltransferase RlmN, with product MPKPGELTFVAPRGAKKPPRHLADLTPAERKEAVAAIGEKPFRAKQLSQHYFARYAHDPEQWTDIPSGSRGKLQEALLPELMSVVRHLSTDQDTTRKTLWKLFDGTLVESVLMRYPDRVTMCISSQAGCGMNCPFCATGQAGLDRNLSTAEIVHQIVDGMRALREGEIPGGPARLSNIVFMGMGEPLANYNRVVGSIRRLTDPEPDGLGLSQRGITVSTVGLVPAIHRFADEGFKCRLAISLHAPDDELRDTLVPVNTRWKVREVLDAGWEYAAKSGRRLSIEYALIRDINDQAWRGDRLGRLLKGKPVHVNLIPLNPTPGSKWTASRPEDEKAFVEAIAAHGVPVTVRDTRGQEIDGACGQLAATER from the coding sequence ATGCCTAAGCCCGGAGAACTTACTTTCGTCGCCCCCCGCGGAGCCAAGAAGCCGCCGCGGCACCTTGCCGATCTCACGCCCGCCGAGCGCAAGGAAGCCGTCGCCGCGATCGGTGAGAAGCCGTTTCGTGCCAAGCAGCTCTCGCAGCACTACTTCGCGCGGTACGCGCACGACCCGGAGCAGTGGACCGACATCCCGTCCGGCTCGCGCGGCAAGCTGCAGGAGGCGCTGCTGCCGGAGCTGATGTCGGTCGTGCGGCATCTGTCGACCGACCAGGACACCACCCGCAAGACGCTGTGGAAGCTGTTCGACGGCACGCTTGTCGAGTCGGTGCTCATGCGCTACCCGGACCGGGTCACCATGTGCATCAGCTCCCAGGCGGGTTGCGGGATGAACTGCCCGTTCTGCGCGACCGGGCAGGCGGGTCTGGACCGCAACCTGTCGACCGCCGAGATCGTGCACCAGATCGTGGACGGGATGCGGGCGCTGCGGGAGGGTGAGATTCCCGGCGGGCCCGCGCGGCTGTCCAACATCGTGTTCATGGGCATGGGCGAGCCCCTCGCCAACTACAACAGGGTGGTCGGTTCCATCCGGCGGCTCACCGACCCCGAGCCCGACGGGCTCGGGCTGTCGCAGCGTGGGATCACCGTCTCGACGGTCGGTCTCGTGCCGGCCATCCACCGCTTCGCCGACGAGGGCTTCAAGTGCCGGCTGGCGATCTCGCTGCACGCGCCGGACGACGAGCTGCGCGACACCCTCGTCCCCGTGAACACGCGGTGGAAGGTGCGCGAGGTGCTGGACGCCGGATGGGAGTACGCCGCCAAGTCGGGGCGCCGGCTGTCGATCGAGTACGCGCTGATCCGGGACATCAACGACCAGGCCTGGCGCGGTGACCGGCTCGGCCGGCTGCTCAAGGGCAAGCCGGTGCACGTCAACCTGATCCCGCTGAACCCGACGCCGGGCTCCAAGTGGACCGCTTCGCGGCCCGAGGACGAGAAGGCGTTCGTCGAGGCGATCGCCGCGCATGGCGTACCGGTGACCGTCCGGGACACCCGTGGCCAGGAGATCGACGGGGCGTGCGGTCAGCTCGCCGCGACCGAGCGGTAG
- a CDS encoding ABC transporter ATP-binding protein: MEAPPDNDVLWARALHFRHQDGSPGLTGVSLGVREGEILAVSGPRGSGKTTLLQCLAGLTPAQRGEVWFNSVPVHRMGPLTRERLRRDRFGWIDPAPVLVPELNVWENAALPLMLRGTSRRRARTAAIEWLERLDIGDSTRKRPHELLQAERQRVCIARALAPAPSVLFADEPTAPLHRAERAHVLRTLTTAARSHGITVVLATHDAETAALADRTVSLLDGRRVHTVHLPPLAESEGRAACSLSV; this comes from the coding sequence ATGGAGGCCCCGCCCGACAACGACGTGCTCTGGGCACGCGCCCTGCACTTCCGGCACCAGGACGGATCGCCCGGACTCACCGGCGTCTCGCTCGGTGTTCGGGAGGGCGAGATCCTCGCCGTCAGCGGGCCGCGCGGCAGCGGCAAGACGACCCTGCTGCAGTGCCTGGCCGGTCTGACCCCGGCACAGCGCGGCGAGGTCTGGTTCAACAGCGTGCCCGTGCACAGGATGGGCCCCCTGACCCGGGAACGGCTGCGCCGCGACCGCTTCGGCTGGATCGACCCGGCCCCGGTACTCGTTCCCGAGCTGAACGTCTGGGAGAACGCGGCCCTGCCCCTGATGCTGCGCGGCACCAGCCGGCGCCGCGCCCGGACGGCCGCCATCGAGTGGCTGGAGCGCCTGGACATCGGCGACAGCACCCGCAAACGCCCGCACGAACTGCTCCAGGCGGAGCGGCAGCGCGTCTGCATCGCCCGTGCCCTCGCCCCCGCCCCCTCGGTCCTGTTCGCCGACGAGCCGACGGCTCCCCTGCACCGCGCCGAGCGCGCCCACGTCCTGCGCACCCTCACCACGGCGGCCCGCTCGCACGGCATCACGGTCGTCCTCGCCACCCACGACGCGGAGACCGCGGCCCTCGCCGACCGCACGGTGTCCCTGCTGGACGGGCGGCGCGTGCACACCGTGCACCTGCCCCCGCTCGCGGAGTCGGAAGGCCGGGCCGCGTGCTCGCTCTCCGTCTGA